Proteins from one Streptomyces genisteinicus genomic window:
- a CDS encoding PaaI family thioesterase codes for MGEQTVQFPQEVIDQYAELGVDLPALFSAGDLGERMGVTITEAAADRVVGTMPVKGNTQPYGLLHGGASAVLAETLGSVGSMLHGGPSKIAVGVDLNCTHHRGARDGIVTGVATPVHRGRSTATYEIVISDEQNRRVCTARLTCLLRDAQG; via the coding sequence ATGGGCGAGCAGACCGTGCAGTTCCCGCAGGAAGTCATCGACCAGTACGCCGAACTCGGGGTGGACCTGCCCGCCCTGTTCTCCGCCGGAGACCTCGGCGAACGCATGGGCGTCACGATCACCGAAGCCGCCGCGGACCGCGTCGTCGGCACCATGCCCGTCAAGGGCAACACCCAGCCCTACGGACTCCTCCACGGCGGCGCCTCCGCCGTACTCGCCGAAACCCTCGGATCGGTCGGCTCCATGCTCCACGGCGGCCCCTCCAAGATCGCCGTCGGCGTCGACCTCAACTGCACCCACCACCGCGGCGCCCGCGACGGCATCGTCACCGGCGTCGCCACCCCCGTCCACCGCGGCCGCTCCACCGCCACCTACGAAATCGTCATCTCCGACGAACAGAACCGGCGCGTCTGCACCGCCCGCCTCACCTGCCTCCTCCGCGACGCCCAGGGCTGA
- a CDS encoding ABC transporter ATP-binding protein yields MSTTTELQKDAGTGGPAEETLLELKGMHVFYGAIEALKGIDLTVRKGEIVALLGGNGAGKTTTLRTISGMLQPRVGEVLYRGERIDGIKSHELVQFGIGHVPEGRRVFATMTVRENLEMGAYKFNSVDAADLDRAFTLFPRLAERRTQLAGTLSGGEQQMLAIGRALMGRPELLLLDEPSMGLAPLIVQQIFEIIEEINKQGTTVLLVEQNATQALGLADRGYVLETGAVAMSGPASELLSDTRIRAAYLGEGA; encoded by the coding sequence GTGAGCACCACGACCGAGCTGCAGAAGGACGCCGGTACCGGTGGTCCTGCGGAGGAGACCCTCCTCGAACTCAAGGGCATGCACGTCTTCTACGGCGCCATCGAGGCCCTCAAGGGCATCGACCTGACCGTGCGCAAGGGCGAGATCGTCGCTCTGCTGGGCGGTAACGGCGCGGGCAAGACGACGACGCTGCGCACCATCTCGGGCATGCTCCAGCCGCGGGTCGGCGAGGTGCTGTACCGCGGTGAGCGGATCGACGGGATCAAGTCGCACGAGCTGGTGCAGTTCGGCATCGGGCATGTGCCCGAGGGCCGGCGGGTCTTCGCGACGATGACCGTGCGCGAGAACCTGGAGATGGGCGCGTACAAGTTCAACTCGGTGGACGCCGCCGACCTGGACCGCGCGTTCACCCTGTTCCCGCGCCTGGCCGAGCGGCGTACGCAGCTCGCGGGCACGCTCTCCGGCGGTGAGCAGCAGATGCTGGCCATCGGCCGCGCGCTGATGGGCCGGCCGGAGCTGCTGCTCCTGGACGAGCCTTCGATGGGTCTGGCGCCGCTGATCGTGCAGCAGATCTTCGAGATCATCGAGGAGATCAACAAGCAGGGCACGACCGTGCTGCTCGTCGAGCAGAACGCCACGCAGGCCTTGGGCCTGGCCGACCGCGGCTATGTCCTGGAGACGGGTGCGGTGGCGATGTCGGGTCCGGCGTCCGAGCTGCTGTCCGACACGCGGATCCGTGCGGCGTACCTCGGTGAGGGCGCCTGA
- a CDS encoding ABC transporter ATP-binding protein produces the protein MGTDVKNEATAGAGSADAGADLVLHASELTLRFGGLTVLDKVDVRMRRGEVLAVIGPNGAGKTSLFNSLTGAYTPQDGKILFRSKDGDEKSLLGRKPHIVNRVGLARTFQNIRLFSALTALENVKIAAETRLKAGPVSIMLGLPNARKAERQSDERAHRLLRFVGLESKLNEIAGSLSYGDQRSLEIARALATDPQVLLLDEPAAGTNPTEKLELEQLIRRINTELGVSVLLIEHDMRLVMSVADRVMVLNFGKRIAEGSPSEVQQHPAVIEAYLGASSEDAEVVQAVIAEQRASEENDVAGPAAAPAVASGDAASSDAAVPDEDASEEGAPAGAAPSGATTDQAADGASPDEESGK, from the coding sequence ATGGGCACCGACGTGAAGAACGAAGCGACGGCGGGCGCGGGGTCCGCGGACGCCGGTGCGGACCTGGTGCTGCACGCGTCGGAGCTGACGCTGCGGTTCGGCGGTCTGACCGTGCTGGACAAGGTCGACGTGCGGATGCGCCGGGGCGAGGTCCTGGCGGTGATCGGGCCGAACGGCGCGGGGAAGACCTCGCTGTTCAACTCGCTGACGGGGGCGTACACCCCGCAGGACGGGAAGATTCTCTTCCGTTCGAAGGACGGTGACGAGAAGTCGCTGCTCGGCAGGAAGCCGCACATCGTCAACCGGGTGGGTCTGGCGCGTACGTTCCAGAACATCCGTCTGTTCTCGGCGCTGACGGCGCTGGAGAACGTGAAGATCGCGGCGGAGACGCGGCTGAAGGCCGGTCCGGTGTCGATCATGCTGGGTCTGCCGAACGCGCGTAAGGCGGAGCGGCAGAGCGACGAGCGGGCGCACCGGTTGCTGCGGTTCGTGGGGCTGGAGAGCAAGCTCAACGAGATCGCGGGCAGTCTGTCCTACGGTGACCAGCGCAGTCTGGAGATCGCGCGGGCGCTGGCGACGGACCCGCAGGTGCTCCTGCTGGACGAGCCGGCGGCGGGGACGAACCCGACGGAGAAGCTGGAGCTGGAGCAGCTGATCCGCCGGATCAACACCGAGCTGGGTGTGAGCGTGCTGCTGATCGAGCACGACATGCGTCTGGTGATGTCGGTGGCGGACCGGGTGATGGTGCTGAACTTCGGCAAGCGGATCGCCGAGGGGTCGCCGAGCGAGGTGCAGCAGCACCCGGCGGTCATCGAGGCGTACCTCGGTGCCTCCTCGGAGGACGCCGAGGTGGTGCAGGCCGTGATCGCCGAGCAGCGCGCGTCGGAGGAGAACGACGTGGCGGGGCCGGCGGCCGCGCCCGCGGTCGCCTCCGGTGACGCGGCGTCGTCCGACGCCGCGGTGCCGGACGAGGACGCTTCGGAGGAGGGCGCCCCTGCTGGGGCGGCGCCGTCCGGGGCGACGACGGATCAGGCGGCGGACGGCGCTTCGCCGGACGAGGAGAGCGGCAAGTGA
- a CDS encoding branched-chain amino acid ABC transporter permease, whose protein sequence is MSTVETSKNLTPSAAAKLRRTAWYRTERFTRLWAMIALGVLLALVTGEQGNTRDIFYSIEHTFTGPNLWICLGLTVGVWALREFVGAPIKSGVAKAKSAAQSTTSSGPVGGLVARFKSDKRLRMGALAVLLILVLVIPSGLERTWQTVLVDQIAIFALLAIGLNVVIGWAGLLDLGFFAFFAVGAYSTAYWTGRLPVEPPVVLNNFWVIPVAVVTCLICGLLLGAPTLRLRGDYLAIVTLGFHEIIYLVAKNADGLTGGPQGARLIPDFSIDFAGIEYKWSIKPLPYWYLLVFFIVLVIFLFARLEHSRVGRAWTAIREDEIAAAANGVDTVRFKLMAFAIGASTSGVAGVIFTSKYGYINPEVFPLLQSILILAYVIFGGMGSIPGVLIGTALLVWLPEALKDWVDPSDRYMYLGALLVVMMIYRPQGVWPSRRRQRELKMAEEGIGDADAMTEPAGGRI, encoded by the coding sequence ATGAGCACGGTGGAGACTTCGAAGAACCTGACGCCGTCTGCTGCGGCGAAGCTGCGCCGTACGGCGTGGTACCGGACGGAGCGTTTCACGCGCCTGTGGGCGATGATCGCGCTCGGTGTGCTGCTCGCGCTGGTGACGGGTGAGCAGGGCAACACCCGGGACATCTTCTACTCGATCGAGCACACGTTCACGGGTCCGAACCTGTGGATCTGCCTGGGCCTGACGGTCGGTGTGTGGGCGCTGCGGGAGTTCGTGGGCGCGCCGATCAAGTCGGGTGTGGCGAAGGCGAAGTCGGCTGCGCAGTCGACGACGTCGAGCGGTCCGGTGGGCGGGCTGGTGGCCCGGTTCAAGTCGGACAAGCGGCTGCGGATGGGTGCGCTGGCGGTTCTGCTGATCCTGGTGCTGGTCATTCCGTCGGGTCTGGAGCGGACCTGGCAGACGGTGCTGGTGGACCAGATCGCGATCTTCGCGCTGCTGGCGATCGGCCTGAACGTGGTGATCGGCTGGGCGGGTCTGCTGGACCTCGGCTTCTTCGCGTTCTTCGCGGTCGGCGCGTACTCGACCGCGTACTGGACGGGCCGGCTTCCGGTCGAGCCGCCGGTGGTGCTGAACAACTTCTGGGTCATCCCGGTCGCGGTGGTGACGTGTCTGATCTGCGGTCTGCTGCTCGGTGCTCCGACGCTGCGGCTGAGGGGCGACTACCTGGCGATCGTGACCCTCGGCTTCCACGAGATCATCTACCTGGTCGCGAAGAACGCCGACGGCCTGACGGGCGGCCCGCAGGGCGCGCGTCTGATCCCGGACTTCTCGATCGACTTCGCCGGTATCGAGTACAAGTGGTCGATCAAGCCGCTGCCCTACTGGTATCTGCTGGTCTTCTTCATCGTGCTGGTGATCTTCCTGTTCGCGCGGCTGGAGCACTCCCGGGTGGGCCGTGCGTGGACGGCGATCCGTGAGGACGAGATCGCGGCGGCGGCGAACGGTGTGGACACGGTCCGCTTCAAGCTGATGGCGTTCGCGATCGGTGCGTCGACGTCGGGTGTCGCGGGTGTGATCTTCACCAGCAAGTACGGGTACATCAATCCCGAGGTCTTCCCGCTGCTGCAGTCCATCCTGATCCTGGCCTACGTCATCTTCGGCGGTATGGGTTCGATCCCGGGTGTGCTGATCGGCACGGCGCTGCTGGTGTGGCTGCCGGAGGCGTTGAAGGACTGGGTGGACCCGTCCGACCGTTACATGTACCTGGGCGCGCTGCTGGTGGTCATGATGATCTACCGGCCGCAGGGCGTCTGGCCGTCCCGCCGCAGGCAGCGTGAGCTGAAGATGGCCGAGGAAGGCATCGGTGACGCCGACGCGATGACCGAGCCGGCGGGAGGCAGGATCTGA
- a CDS encoding branched-chain amino acid ABC transporter permease produces MSLQEFWDYLVLGVMLGSLYAVIAIGYTLVYGVLQLINFAHSEVFMLGAYGSLIVLQLVNPGDNPTALASIGFVALAMAGSALFGGVTAYGLEKVAYRPLRRRGAPRLIFLITAIGASFFLYNLAGKLFGRDPLPLPEMYQNREIFSIFGAGVNITQMLQFATAVVMMIALDLLVNRTKLGKGIRAVAQDAEVAGLMGVNIDKVISRTFIVGGVLGGVAGFLFANLNQVSYTMGFIPGITAFAAAVVGGIGNIRGAMFGGILIGIVETMTVPLLGDEWRAVSAMVVLILVLMFRPMGILGERVGRAA; encoded by the coding sequence ATGTCCCTTCAGGAATTCTGGGACTATCTCGTCCTAGGGGTGATGCTCGGCTCGCTGTACGCCGTCATCGCCATCGGCTACACACTTGTCTACGGTGTGCTGCAGCTGATCAACTTCGCGCACAGCGAGGTGTTCATGCTCGGCGCCTACGGCAGCCTCATCGTCCTTCAGCTCGTCAATCCGGGGGACAACCCGACCGCTCTGGCGTCCATCGGCTTCGTCGCTCTCGCCATGGCGGGGTCGGCGCTCTTCGGTGGTGTCACGGCGTACGGCCTGGAGAAGGTCGCGTACCGGCCTCTGCGCAGACGCGGTGCTCCCCGCCTGATCTTCCTGATCACGGCGATCGGCGCCTCGTTCTTCCTGTACAACCTCGCCGGCAAGCTCTTCGGGCGTGACCCGCTGCCGCTGCCGGAGATGTACCAGAACCGCGAGATCTTCTCGATCTTCGGCGCGGGTGTGAACATCACCCAGATGCTGCAGTTCGCGACGGCCGTGGTCATGATGATCGCGCTCGACCTGCTGGTGAACCGCACCAAGCTCGGCAAGGGCATCCGCGCGGTGGCGCAGGACGCCGAGGTCGCGGGGCTGATGGGTGTCAACATCGACAAGGTCATCTCCCGCACGTTCATCGTCGGCGGTGTCCTGGGCGGTGTGGCGGGCTTCCTGTTCGCCAACCTGAACCAGGTGTCGTACACGATGGGCTTCATTCCGGGCATCACCGCGTTCGCCGCCGCCGTGGTCGGTGGTATCGGCAACATCCGCGGTGCGATGTTCGGTGGCATCCTGATCGGCATCGTGGAGACGATGACCGTGCCGCTGCTCGGTGACGAGTGGCGTGCGGTGTCGGCCATGGTCGTGCTGATCCTGGTGCTGATGTTCCGCCCGATGGGCATCCTCGGCGAGCGAGTGGGGAGGGCGGCATGA
- a CDS encoding branched-chain amino acid ABC transporter substrate-binding protein: protein MLNKTIVKLAIPLAVGALALTGCGSDSGSDGAVKIAFQGPLSGDNVALGENMQNGVKLAIQQANAKGDLDFELEYVAGDDQGLPDKATAAAQKIIDDEGVVAVVGPAFSGPTNTSSPLYAESGLVTVSPSATNPLLTDKENGFTSFLRGVPNDNMQGAGMATYYAKKLQAKKVYLIDDKTDYGVGLATVAEKGLKDAGIEVVKKSVPQKTPDYSATAKDVVNSKADALIYAGYYQDLAPFAKKLKDAGYKGAGISGDGSNDAKFVELAGDASENWFLTCPCTDATVEAGTKKFAEDYQKEFGRAPGTYSAEAYDITNMIIEEVKKSGADVEREALRDALAKASYKGLTKTFEFGENGEFKGTDVYLYQVKGGKIGYQGNINELAG from the coding sequence GTGCTGAACAAGACCATCGTCAAGCTGGCCATACCGCTGGCAGTGGGTGCTCTCGCGTTGACGGGATGCGGATCGGATTCCGGCAGCGACGGTGCCGTGAAGATTGCCTTCCAGGGCCCGCTCTCCGGTGACAACGTGGCACTCGGCGAGAACATGCAGAACGGCGTGAAGCTGGCCATCCAGCAGGCCAACGCCAAGGGCGACCTCGACTTCGAGCTCGAGTACGTCGCGGGTGACGACCAGGGTCTGCCGGACAAGGCCACGGCCGCCGCGCAGAAGATCATCGACGACGAGGGCGTCGTCGCCGTCGTCGGTCCCGCCTTCTCCGGTCCGACGAACACCTCGTCGCCGCTGTACGCGGAGTCCGGTCTGGTGACGGTGTCCCCGTCGGCGACCAACCCGCTGCTGACGGACAAGGAGAACGGCTTCACCTCCTTCCTGCGCGGTGTCCCCAACGACAACATGCAGGGCGCCGGCATGGCGACCTACTACGCCAAGAAGCTGCAGGCGAAGAAGGTCTACCTGATCGACGACAAGACCGACTACGGCGTGGGCCTGGCGACTGTCGCCGAGAAGGGTCTGAAGGACGCCGGCATCGAGGTCGTCAAGAAGTCCGTCCCGCAGAAGACGCCGGACTACTCGGCCACGGCCAAGGACGTCGTCAACTCCAAGGCCGACGCGCTGATCTACGCCGGTTACTACCAGGACCTGGCGCCGTTCGCGAAGAAGCTGAAGGACGCCGGCTACAAGGGCGCGGGCATCTCGGGCGACGGCTCGAACGACGCGAAGTTCGTCGAGCTGGCCGGTGACGCCTCCGAGAACTGGTTCCTCACCTGCCCCTGCACCGACGCCACCGTCGAGGCCGGGACGAAGAAGTTCGCCGAGGACTACCAGAAGGAGTTCGGCCGGGCGCCCGGCACGTACTCCGCCGAGGCGTACGACATCACCAACATGATCATCGAAGAGGTCAAGAAGTCGGGTGCCGACGTGGAGCGCGAGGCGCTGCGCGACGCGCTGGCGAAGGCCTCCTACAAGGGCCTGACGAAGACGTTCGAGTTCGGTGAGAACGGCGAGTTCAAGGGCACCGACGTCTACCTGTACCAGGTCAAGGGCGGCAAGATCGGGTACCAGGGCAACATCAACGAGCTGGCCGGCTGA
- a CDS encoding ANTAR domain-containing response regulator: protein MTAPESPQPIADDDDKSHVPPLTTRVVIAEDEALIRLDLKEMLEEEGYAVVGEAGDGQRAVELAREHRPDLVILDVKMPVLDGISAAEKIAEESIAPVLMLTAFSQRDLVERARDAGAMAYLVKPFSKSDVVPAIEMAVSRFTELRALEKEVADLSQRLETRKLVDRAKSILQTQYGLTEPAAFRWIQKTSMDRRLSMQQVAEAVIEDAEEKKAAKGQ from the coding sequence GTGACCGCCCCCGAGTCGCCCCAGCCGATCGCCGACGACGACGACAAGTCGCACGTACCGCCGCTGACGACCCGCGTCGTCATCGCCGAGGACGAGGCCCTGATCAGGCTCGACCTCAAAGAGATGCTGGAGGAGGAGGGGTACGCGGTCGTCGGTGAGGCCGGTGACGGGCAGCGCGCCGTCGAGCTGGCGCGGGAGCACCGCCCGGATCTGGTCATCCTCGACGTGAAGATGCCCGTGCTGGACGGTATTTCGGCGGCGGAGAAGATCGCCGAGGAGTCCATCGCCCCGGTGCTGATGCTGACCGCGTTCTCCCAGCGGGACCTCGTGGAGCGGGCCCGGGACGCGGGGGCGATGGCGTACCTGGTGAAGCCGTTCAGCAAGAGCGACGTGGTGCCGGCCATCGAGATGGCGGTGTCGCGGTTCACCGAGCTCCGGGCGCTGGAGAAGGAGGTCGCCGACCTCTCGCAGCGGCTGGAGACGCGGAAGCTGGTGGACCGGGCGAAGAGCATCCTGCAGACGCAGTACGGGCTGACGGAGCCGGCGGCGTTCCGGTGGATCCAGAAGACGTCGATGGACCGGCGGCTGTCCATGCAGCAGGTGGCCGAGGCGGTCATCGAGGACGCCGAGGAGAAGAAGGCGGCCAAGGGGCAGTAG
- a CDS encoding helix-turn-helix domain-containing protein, which translates to MYDMTARQHALNLLSQGRSLNSVSGELGISRSALRSWKARPSPLRSDLLCPRCQGDPDARPPGAAYAYLLGLYLGDGCISPLPRGVHLLRIACADAWPGLIDSCAEAVRAARPGNRVGRVTRQGCTYVTSYSKHWPCLFPQHGPGRKHDRRIVLESWQREIVDASPWEFVRGLVHSDGCRNMNWTTRIVGGEVKRYEYARYFFTNVSDDIRRLYTDTLDSLGVEWRTCVRGGRPYSVSVARRASVALMDAHVGPKH; encoded by the coding sequence GTGTACGACATGACCGCGCGACAACACGCCCTGAACCTCCTCTCCCAGGGCCGCAGCCTGAATTCTGTGAGCGGAGAACTGGGGATCTCCCGGTCGGCACTGCGCTCATGGAAAGCTCGGCCGTCTCCGCTCCGCAGCGACCTCCTGTGCCCGCGCTGTCAGGGCGATCCCGATGCCCGGCCTCCCGGGGCCGCGTACGCCTATCTCCTCGGCCTGTATCTCGGTGACGGCTGCATCTCCCCTTTGCCCCGTGGGGTCCACCTGCTCCGCATCGCGTGCGCCGATGCATGGCCCGGTCTGATCGACTCGTGCGCGGAGGCCGTCCGGGCCGCCCGCCCGGGCAACCGGGTCGGACGGGTCACGCGTCAGGGATGCACGTACGTCACGTCGTACAGCAAGCACTGGCCCTGCCTCTTCCCCCAGCACGGCCCCGGCCGCAAGCACGACCGCAGGATCGTCCTCGAGTCCTGGCAGCGGGAGATCGTGGACGCGTCGCCCTGGGAGTTCGTGCGCGGGCTGGTGCACTCCGACGGGTGCCGGAACATGAACTGGACGACGCGGATCGTGGGCGGGGAGGTCAAGCGGTACGAGTACGCGCGGTACTTCTTCACCAACGTGTCCGACGACATCCGGCGCCTCTACACGGACACCCTCGACAGCCTCGGCGTCGAGTGGCGGACGTGTGTGCGCGGCGGCCGGCCGTACAGCGTGTCGGTGGCCCGACGCGCGTCCGTGGCGCTGATGGACGCGCATGTCGGGCCGAAGCACTGA
- the pyk gene encoding pyruvate kinase, with protein MRRAKIVCTLGPATDTYDQIKALVEAGMDIARLNLSHGIYADHEERFRHVRKAAEETGRSVGILADLQGPKIRLGRFQEGPVLLERGDEFTITVEDVEGDRHTCGTTYRGLAGDVTPGERILVDDGKVALEVTRVDGPRVHTAVIEGGMVSDHKGLNLPGVAVSVPALSEKDIEDLRWALRTGADVIALSFVRTGRDIEDVHRVMDEEGRRVPVIAKVEKPQAVENIDDIVAAFDGIMVARGDLGVEMPLEQVPIVQKRAIKLAKRNAKPVIVATQMLDSMIDNSRPTRAEASDVANAVIDGTDAVMLSGETSVGKYPVETVRTMSRIVEAAEEDVLAKGLPPLTERNKPRTQGGAVARAAAEMGDFLGATFLVAFTQSGDTVRRLSRYRSPIPLLAFTPDPATRAQLNLTWGVETFLGPHVDSTDAMVAQVDEELLRIGRCRKGDIVVITAGSPPGVAGSTNLVRVHHIGESVK; from the coding sequence ATGCGCCGAGCGAAAATCGTCTGCACCCTGGGCCCCGCCACCGACACATACGACCAGATCAAAGCTCTGGTCGAAGCCGGAATGGACATCGCCCGACTCAACCTCAGCCACGGCATCTACGCCGACCACGAGGAAAGATTCCGGCACGTCCGCAAGGCCGCCGAGGAAACCGGCCGCAGCGTCGGCATCCTCGCCGACCTTCAAGGCCCGAAGATCCGCCTCGGCCGCTTCCAGGAAGGCCCCGTACTTCTCGAACGCGGCGATGAATTCACCATCACCGTCGAAGACGTCGAAGGCGACCGCCACACCTGCGGCACCACCTACCGCGGACTCGCCGGCGACGTCACCCCCGGCGAACGCATCCTCGTCGACGACGGCAAGGTCGCCCTCGAAGTGACCCGCGTCGACGGCCCCCGCGTGCACACCGCCGTCATCGAAGGCGGCATGGTCTCCGACCACAAGGGCCTCAACCTCCCCGGCGTCGCCGTCTCCGTCCCCGCCCTCTCCGAGAAGGACATCGAAGACCTCCGCTGGGCCCTGCGCACCGGCGCCGACGTCATCGCCCTCTCCTTCGTCCGCACCGGCCGCGACATCGAGGACGTCCACCGCGTCATGGACGAGGAAGGACGCCGCGTCCCCGTCATCGCCAAGGTCGAGAAGCCCCAGGCCGTCGAGAACATCGACGACATCGTCGCCGCCTTCGACGGCATCATGGTCGCCCGCGGCGACCTCGGCGTCGAAATGCCCCTCGAACAGGTCCCAATCGTCCAGAAGCGCGCCATCAAGCTGGCCAAGCGCAACGCCAAGCCGGTCATCGTCGCCACCCAGATGCTCGACTCGATGATCGACAACAGCCGCCCCACCCGCGCCGAGGCCTCCGACGTCGCCAACGCCGTCATCGACGGCACCGACGCCGTGATGCTCTCCGGCGAGACCAGCGTCGGCAAGTACCCCGTCGAGACCGTGCGCACCATGAGCCGCATCGTCGAGGCCGCCGAGGAGGACGTCCTCGCCAAGGGCCTCCCGCCGCTCACCGAGCGGAACAAGCCCCGCACCCAGGGCGGCGCCGTCGCCCGCGCCGCCGCCGAGATGGGCGACTTCCTCGGCGCCACGTTCCTCGTCGCCTTCACCCAGTCCGGCGACACCGTCCGCCGCCTCTCCCGCTACCGCTCGCCGATCCCCCTCCTCGCCTTCACCCCCGACCCCGCGACCCGCGCCCAGCTCAACCTCACCTGGGGCGTCGAGACCTTCCTCGGCCCCCACGTCGACTCCACCGACGCGATGGTCGCCCAGGTCGACGAGGAACTCCTGCGCATCGGCCGCTGCCGCAAGGGCGACATCGTCGTCATCACGGCCGGCTCGCCGCCCGGCGTCGCCGGCTCGACCAACCTGGTGCGCGTCCACCACATCGGCGAGAGCGTGAAGTAG
- a CDS encoding SIMPL domain-containing protein: protein MAADGIPTAPTAPTAPLAPPRVHVRGEARLERDPETATIAVQTGARGKDRRTALDDLTRRNTAVLDLVRSYGDAVEKLSTGAFSISPELSQHGRGERIRAYHGTVRTTAVLTDFTALGELTTRLADLDLTTVTGPWWTLRPDSPVHAEARRAAVHDAVRRAREYAHALGSDLDTLIEIADTGTDDPFAPMQPAGALRSFGGPATTEAAPALDLEPQLQTVFAQLTARFTITPPRLG from the coding sequence ATGGCCGCCGACGGCATCCCCACCGCCCCGACCGCCCCGACCGCCCCCCTCGCACCTCCCCGCGTCCACGTCCGCGGCGAAGCCCGGCTCGAACGCGACCCCGAGACCGCCACCATCGCCGTCCAGACCGGCGCCCGCGGCAAGGACCGCCGCACCGCCCTCGACGACCTCACCCGCCGCAACACCGCCGTCCTCGACCTCGTCCGCTCCTACGGCGACGCCGTCGAGAAGCTCTCCACCGGTGCCTTCTCCATCAGCCCCGAACTCAGCCAGCACGGCCGCGGCGAACGCATCCGCGCCTACCACGGCACCGTCCGCACCACCGCCGTCCTCACCGACTTCACCGCCCTCGGCGAACTCACCACCCGCCTCGCCGACCTCGACCTCACCACCGTCACCGGCCCCTGGTGGACCCTGCGCCCCGACTCACCCGTCCACGCCGAAGCCCGGCGCGCCGCCGTCCACGACGCCGTCCGCCGCGCCCGCGAATACGCACACGCGCTCGGCAGCGACCTCGACACCCTCATCGAAATCGCCGACACCGGCACCGACGACCCCTTCGCCCCCATGCAGCCCGCCGGCGCCCTCCGCTCCTTCGGCGGACCCGCCACCACCGAGGCCGCACCCGCCCTCGACCTCGAACCCCAGCTCCAGACCGTCTTCGCGCAGCTCACCGCCCGCTTCACCATCACCCCGCCACGCCTCGGGTGA